One window of Marinitoga litoralis genomic DNA carries:
- a CDS encoding ABC transporter ATP-binding protein: MLKIKNLIVNYGHVNAVKGISFEVKKGEIVSILGANGAGKTSTLFGILRLVKSKRELFLFEENISKENTQKLVKRGIVLCPENRRIFPGLNVEENLKMGSFIRGNEKNNLEKVYNLFPILKDRRKQFAGSLSGGEQQMLAVGRALMSDPEILMLDEPSLGLAPIIVDEIFNVLIKLRNEGISILLVEQNAIKALNISDRAYILETGKIVHSGNADEMLNDEKIKKAYLGR; encoded by the coding sequence ATGCTTAAAATCAAAAATTTGATAGTCAATTATGGCCATGTAAATGCTGTTAAGGGAATTTCCTTTGAAGTTAAAAAAGGTGAAATAGTTTCTATATTAGGTGCTAATGGCGCTGGTAAAACATCTACATTATTTGGAATACTAAGATTAGTAAAAAGTAAAAGAGAATTGTTTTTATTTGAAGAAAATATTTCTAAAGAAAATACTCAAAAGTTAGTAAAAAGGGGGATTGTTCTATGCCCTGAAAATAGAAGAATATTCCCTGGATTAAATGTGGAAGAAAATCTAAAAATGGGAAGTTTTATTAGAGGAAATGAAAAAAATAATTTGGAAAAAGTATATAACCTTTTTCCAATTTTAAAAGATAGAAGGAAACAATTTGCAGGTTCTTTATCTGGAGGAGAGCAACAAATGCTTGCTGTCGGAAGAGCATTAATGAGCGACCCAGAAATATTGATGCTAGATGAACCTTCATTGGGGTTAGCACCAATTATAGTAGATGAAATATTTAACGTATTAATTAAATTAAGAAATGAAGGTATTTCTATTTTATTAGTTGAACAAAATGCAATAAAGGCTTTAAATATTAGTGATAGAGCATATATATTAGAAACAGGCAAAATAGTACATTCAGGAAATGCAGATGAAATGTTAAATGATGAAAAAATAAAAAAAGCTTATCTTGGTAGGTGA
- a CDS encoding ABC transporter ATP-binding protein codes for MLEIKNVTVKFGGLTAVKNMNMYIEKGKIHSLIGPNGAGKTTLFNVITGVVKPVTGEVIFQEKNILNYKTEEIIYFGITRTFQNLQLFNFLNIYENIYSGIVHNFNGDVIQLINGKSKKFEKEIRNKILDVAELLGIKNRLSSYPTQLSYGILKRIEIARAIVSEPKIILFDEPAAGLNTEETSEIEDIFKLINKEKDITILLVEHDMNLVMNISDKITVMSFGEKIAEGTPDEIANNDEVIKVYLGENENA; via the coding sequence ATGCTTGAAATAAAAAATGTAACAGTTAAGTTTGGTGGTTTAACTGCCGTAAAAAACATGAATATGTATATTGAAAAGGGTAAAATACATTCATTAATAGGACCAAATGGTGCAGGTAAAACTACATTATTTAATGTGATAACAGGTGTTGTAAAACCTGTAACTGGAGAAGTTATATTTCAAGAAAAAAATATTTTAAATTACAAAACAGAAGAAATAATATATTTTGGAATTACTAGAACATTTCAAAACTTACAGTTATTTAATTTTTTAAATATATATGAGAATATATATTCTGGAATAGTGCATAATTTTAATGGTGATGTTATTCAACTAATAAATGGAAAATCAAAAAAATTTGAAAAGGAAATAAGAAATAAAATTCTTGATGTTGCAGAATTATTAGGAATAAAAAATAGATTATCTTCATATCCAACACAATTATCATATGGTATATTAAAAAGAATAGAAATTGCACGTGCAATAGTATCAGAGCCTAAAATTATTTTATTCGATGAACCTGCTGCCGGTTTAAATACTGAAGAAACAAGTGAAATTGAAGATATTTTTAAATTAATTAATAAAGAAAAAGATATAACAATATTATTAGTAGAACATGATATGAATCTTGTTATGAATATTTCAGATAAAATAACTGTTATGAGTTTTGGAGAAAAAATTGCAGAAGGTACACCTGATGAAATAGCTAATAATGATGAAGTAATAAAAGTATATTTGGGGGAGAATGAAAATGCTTAA
- a CDS encoding ABC transporter substrate-binding protein yields the protein MKKALLVVLSIVLMLGFVFAEDGVTDTEIKIGTFQAMSGPVAVIGQSVANGMNAYFNYINENGGVYGRKINLIIADDQFNPAKTTVEVKRMIENDKVFALVGGLGTPGNLAVMDYVNEKKVPYVYQASGSSLLAIPPKKYIFPVQPNYTLEGNIVMNYLVKTKRAKKIAIVYRNDDAGKEFLDSALDTLKNKYGMEPVETIAVNPTANDFSTELTKLIAKQPDAIAVMLFVPQSVNFVKQAKQYGLQKQKYILTYANSDISYIYLAKDAAEGVEAMAWVNVDFSNPDLKPFQIYQKYFNQMPNAYAIAGMIAAEVFVEGLQRAGKDLTREGLVKALESMNKWSGMLAHEITYKPYDPNDNTCRLGKQSMYVLRVRKGIWTQMTNWIYYDK from the coding sequence ATGAAAAAGGCATTATTAGTAGTTTTAAGTATTGTTTTAATGTTGGGTTTTGTTTTTGCTGAAGATGGTGTTACGGATACAGAAATAAAAATTGGTACTTTTCAAGCAATGTCTGGCCCAGTAGCTGTTATAGGACAAAGTGTAGCAAATGGTATGAATGCTTATTTTAATTACATCAATGAAAATGGTGGAGTATATGGTAGAAAAATTAATTTGATTATTGCAGATGATCAATTTAATCCAGCAAAAACTACTGTAGAAGTAAAAAGAATGATTGAAAATGATAAAGTTTTTGCTTTAGTTGGTGGATTAGGAACTCCTGGAAATTTAGCTGTAATGGACTATGTTAATGAAAAGAAAGTTCCATATGTATATCAAGCTAGTGGTTCATCATTATTAGCTATTCCTCCTAAAAAATATATTTTTCCTGTTCAACCAAATTATACTTTAGAGGGAAATATAGTAATGAATTATTTAGTAAAAACAAAAAGAGCAAAAAAAATTGCTATTGTATATAGAAATGATGATGCTGGTAAGGAATTTTTAGATTCAGCCTTAGATACTTTAAAAAATAAGTATGGAATGGAACCTGTAGAAACAATAGCTGTAAATCCAACAGCAAATGATTTTTCTACAGAACTTACTAAATTAATTGCAAAACAACCTGATGCTATTGCCGTTATGTTATTTGTGCCTCAATCGGTAAATTTTGTAAAACAAGCAAAACAATATGGATTACAAAAACAAAAATATATTCTTACATATGCAAACTCTGATATATCTTATATATATTTAGCTAAAGATGCTGCCGAAGGCGTTGAAGCTATGGCATGGGTTAATGTTGATTTTTCAAATCCTGATTTAAAACCATTCCAAATTTATCAAAAATACTTTAATCAAATGCCAAATGCTTATGCTATTGCTGGTATGATAGCAGCAGAAGTTTTTGTTGAAGGATTACAAAGAGCTGGAAAAGATTTAACAAGAGAAGGTTTAGTTAAGGCATTAGAAAGCATGAATAAATGGTCTGGTATGCTAGCACATGAAATTACATATAAACCATATGATCCTAATGATAATACATGTAGATTAGGAAAACAGTCAATGTATGTATTAAGGGTTAGAAAAGGTATATGGACACAAATGACAAATTGGATATATTATGATAAGTAA
- a CDS encoding acetyl-CoA hydrolase/transferase family protein gives MWKNMYKEKMRTIEEAILSLPKKATVITGLASAEAQGLLENLHKYKEHFERLKVVTCLNMKEYDFFLDKEYEKIYDNHSWFLSSPTRKAQKMGLNTVDFIPNNLHMAGTDKLMAEREEGNTIVFWGTVTPMHEKTGYFNLGISNVYELDVLENADIVILEVNDKFIWTHGETQVHISQANFVVENSWDIPELPVIEPTETEKIIAQYISELVNDGSTLQIGIGGIPNAVAKLLNHKKDLGIHTEMFTESMIDLFEVGAITNMKKTLWKGKFVCTFALGTKRMYEWLNNNPGVWIMRGRYVNDPYVIAKNDNMVSINTAITIDLSGQVCSESIGNRQYSGTGGQLDTHRGAVMSKNGKGIIALRSTAKKGTVSTIVPILPQGSYVTVPRQDLDYVVTEYGVAHLRGKSFRERVKSLINISHPDFKDELFKEAKKLGYL, from the coding sequence ATGTGGAAAAATATGTATAAGGAAAAAATGAGAACAATAGAAGAAGCTATTTTATCCTTGCCTAAAAAAGCAACAGTTATAACAGGTCTTGCTTCTGCTGAAGCGCAAGGATTATTAGAAAATTTGCATAAGTATAAGGAGCATTTTGAAAGATTAAAAGTAGTTACTTGTTTAAATATGAAAGAATATGATTTCTTTCTAGATAAAGAATATGAAAAAATATATGATAATCATTCCTGGTTTTTAAGTTCTCCAACAAGAAAAGCGCAAAAAATGGGATTAAATACAGTTGATTTTATACCAAATAATTTACACATGGCAGGAACTGATAAATTAATGGCTGAAAGAGAGGAAGGTAATACTATTGTTTTTTGGGGAACAGTTACTCCTATGCATGAAAAAACTGGTTACTTTAATTTAGGTATATCAAATGTATATGAACTTGATGTTTTGGAAAATGCTGATATAGTAATTTTAGAAGTAAATGATAAATTTATCTGGACTCATGGGGAGACGCAAGTTCATATTTCACAAGCTAATTTTGTTGTAGAAAATTCTTGGGATATTCCTGAATTACCAGTTATTGAACCAACTGAAACAGAAAAAATAATTGCTCAATACATTTCTGAATTAGTAAATGATGGCTCAACATTACAAATTGGTATAGGTGGTATCCCTAATGCTGTTGCAAAGCTATTAAATCATAAAAAAGATTTAGGAATTCATACTGAAATGTTTACAGAATCAATGATAGATCTTTTTGAAGTAGGAGCAATAACTAATATGAAAAAAACACTTTGGAAAGGTAAATTTGTTTGTACATTTGCATTAGGAACAAAAAGAATGTATGAATGGTTAAATAATAATCCAGGTGTATGGATTATGAGAGGAAGATATGTAAATGATCCTTACGTTATTGCAAAAAATGATAATATGGTAAGTATTAATACTGCTATAACAATTGATTTAAGTGGTCAAGTATGTTCTGAGTCAATTGGTAATAGGCAGTATTCTGGTACAGGAGGTCAATTGGATACTCATAGAGGTGCGGTTATGAGCAAGAATGGGAAAGGTATTATTGCCTTAAGATCTACTGCTAAAAAAGGTACAGTTTCTACTATTGTTCCGATTTTACCTCAAGGTTCATATGTAACTGTTCCGAGACAAGATTTAGATTATGTAGTAACTGAATATGGAGTTGCACATTTAAGAGGAAAAAGTTTTAGAGAAAGAGTTAAATCATTAATAAATATTTCTCATCCAGATTTTAAAGATGAATTATTTAAAGAAGCCAAAAAATTAGGCTATTTATAA